The DNA sequence GGCCACCGGATGGTGGGTGGTGTACCGCTACGCGGATGCCCGGCACGTCCTCACCACCCCGGGCACCTACTCGTCCGAGATGCACCGGATGGGGTTCCCCGAGTCCGGTCTGGAGAGCCTGCCGCAGATGGACCCGCCGCGGCACACCCGCGTGCGCCAGATCCTGAGCACGGCGTTCACTCCCGCGTCGATCGCCGCCTACGAGCCGCAGATCGTCCGGCTGACACACGAGATAGTGGACGAGATCGCCGGCCGCGGCCAGGTGGACCTGGTCGCGGATCTCGCCTACACCGTGCCCATCGCCGTCATCCTCGAAATTCTCGGCCTGCCGGCCGAGGACCGGGTGCTCTTCTACGACTGGGCCCGGAAGGTCATGAACGTGACCCCGGAGGAAATGGCCCAGGAGGGATACCTGGAGGCGCTCGGCGAACTGCAGCAGGAAGCGATTTCCTATCTGCGGGAGAAGGTGCGCGAGCGGAAGGACAAGGATTCCGACGACATGCTCACCCGGCTCGCCAACGCGGAACTCGACGGCGACCGGCTGACCGAGGACGAGACGGTCAATTTCGCGAACGTCATGTTCGCCGGAGGGCATATCAGTACGACGATGACCATCGCCAACGCCGTCGACCTCCTCGACCTCAATCCGGGCGCCCAGGAGGAGCTGCGCCGGAACCGCGACCTGATCCCCCAGGCCGTCGAGGAGGTGCTGCGGCACCGGCCCCCGATCACCACCGGACTGCGCGCCTCGACGCGGGAGGTGGAACTGGGCGGCGTCACGATCCCGGAGAACCAGCACGTGGCGGCGAGCTTCTGCTCCGCGAACCGGGACGAGCGGCAGTTCCCCGATCCCGAGGCCTTCGACATCCACCGCCGCAGCGAGGGGCGCCACTTCGGCTTCGGCTTCGGTACGCACCACTGCATCGGCAACGCCCTCGGCCGCCTGGAGACCAGGCTCGTGCTGAACGTCCTCTTCGACCGGTTCAAGGAGATCAGGGTCGACCGGGACGGCGACCTCGCCTGGGCCGTACCCCCGCAGATGGTGGGCTTCGACCGGCTCCCGGTCTTCCTGCAGCCCGCTTGACATCACCGGCACCGATTGCGCCACCCCTCGTCGATCACGCCGACGAGGGGTGGGCATGTCGCTTTTTGGTCGGATGACTGAATTCTGAGGATGCTTCTTGACGCCTTCTTGACGCCGCTCGGCATGGTTTCTGAGTGGGTGTCATGTGTTACGTTCCGGTGAGTCCTGTCGAGCGCGGCACGGTGAGGACGGGGGGATGTGTCACAGGTGTCGGAGCCGGATTAGAAGAGCCGCACGCCAAAAGGGCGCACGATTGTCTCGCGCTTTCCCATTCCTGGAATCTATCTGGTCGATTCGACTGTCCAACACGGGGTGTGGCACATGCGGCAGGAATTCCTGATCCTGGAACGTGATCGTGAAATGGATATGGTCCGGGCCGGTGTGCGGCAGGCGCGGAACGGCGACGGATCGGTCGTCCTGTTCGAGGGGAGCCGAGGGGCAGGCAAGACCAGCCTGCTCACGGCGGCGCGCCAGGAGGCGGAGAAGTCGGGGCTGCGCGTGCTCCACGCCCGGGCGGGGGAACTGGAACGCGGCTTCGCCTGGGTGGTCGTGCGCCAGCTCTTCGAGCACTGCCTCAACACCGGCGATCGGACCGCACACGGGGACCTGCTCGCCGGACCCGCGGCACTGGCCGGCAGCATCTTCGACTACGCCGACCCCGAACGCCTCAGCGAACCGCCCGCGGGGGACGCCGGCCTCTACCGGCTCCTGCACGGCCTGTACTGGCTCTGCAAGAACCTCTCCTCCACCGCGCCCGTGATGCTGCTCGTCGACGACGCCCACCACGCCGACACCGCCTCCCTGCGGTTCGTCGACTACCTGGTGAACCGGCTGGAGGGCAGTGGCGTCCTCCTCGTGCTCGCCCACGCGCCCGACGGGCCGGCCCCCGCGCAGGAACTGCTGCTGTCCGTCGGCCGGTCCCCGCTGGCCCGCCAGTCGGTGCTGGACCCGCTCGGCCCCGCAGCGGTGCGCGAGGCCATCACCGTACGGCTCGGCGGCATGCCGCACGACGACGTGACGGCGGCCTGCCTCGCCGCCACCGACGGGAACCCCCTGCACCTGGTGGAACTGCTCGACGAGATGCGCCGACGCGGCATCGCCCCGCACCAGGCGGCCGCCGACGCGGTCCCGGGCCTCACCCCCGTCCGCATAGCCAAGGAGGTGACGCGCCAGCTGCACCGCCTGCCGGTGTCCGCGCGGGCCCTCGCCGACGCGGTGGCCGTCCTCGGCGCCGACGCCGATCCGGGCCACTGCGCGGCGGCGGCCGAGCTGGACAACGGTGACGTCCTGCGTGCCGTGGACGCGCTGCGCGAGGCCGACATCCTCGGCACCGGGGTCCCGTACGGCTTCCGGCGTCCCGTCGTGCAGCAGATCGTGTACGAGCAGATGTCCTCGGAGGTCCGCAACGCCCTGCACGAGCGGTCCGCCCGTTCGCTGCACGCCGCGGGCGCCTGCCTGAGCACGGTCGCCGAGCACCTGTGCCGCACCGACCCCGGCCGCGACCCGTGGACGGTGCAGATCCTGCGGGCCGCCGCGGTCGAGGCGATGCGCCGGGCCGAGGCGGCGAAGGCCACCCGGTACCTGCGCCGCGCCCTGGCGGACTCCGCGGCCGAACGCGACCCCTGGATACTGGGCCAGCTGGGGTCGGCGGAACTGCGGGCCAGGCAGGCCTCCGCGATCGAACACCTCCGCGAGGCCCTGCGCCGTATGCACGATCCGGTCGTCAGGACCCGTCTGCGTCTCGAACTCGGGCTGGCGCTGACCGCTTCCGCCCAGTACGAGGAGGCACTCGCGCTGCTCGCGAAGACGGACGCCGCCCACCGGGCGGACACCGCGGCGGAGTCCGTCGGCCAGGCCGCGTCGAGCGTCGCGGCGGTGGTGGCCCGCATCACCCCGGGGCACCGCGGGGCCGGCGGGCCCCTGGGCGTCACCACCGTGTCGCGGTCGCACGCGGCCGTCGAGGCCCTGTCGCGCGGGTGCCCGTCCCACCGGGTGGCCCGGCTGGCCGCCGCCGCCCTCGCCGACGCGGCCCCGTCGTTCGACGAGGACACGGAACTGACGGACGCCGTCGTCGCGGCCTGGGCGCTGGGCCAGTGCGGTGACGCGGACACGGCCGAGCGCGTTCTGCGCGACACCGCGCACCAGGCGTTCGACGGCGGGCGGTTACTGGCCTCGGCCACCGCCTGGGGTGTCCTCAGCTGGACCCTGCTGGACACCGGCCGGCTGGCCGAGGCCGAGGCCGCGGCGCGTCAGCTGCTGCGGCAGGAGGAGTGCTCGCTGATGCTCGCGTGCGTGCCCCTGGCCGCCACGGTCCTCACGCACTGCCTCATCGAGACGGGCCGCCTCCAGGAGGCGGAGGACTGCCTCCGGGACAACCGCCTCACCGGAGTCCTGCCGCCGACGGCCCTGTTCGTCCCGCTGCGCATCGCCCGCGTCCGGCTGCATCTGCGGCAGGACCGCTTCGAGGTCGGGCTGCGGGACCTCGCGGACTGCCGTGACCAGGCAGGACAGGAGGGCTGGCTGTACCCGTCCGCGTCCTGCGAGTACCTGCCCGACGTCACCAGGGCCCTGTCCATCACCACCGGACTGCGCGCGGCCCACAAGCTCGCCGCCGACGTCACCGAACGGGCCCGCGCCTTCGGGGCGGCCCGGCCGCTGGCCGCGGCCCTGCGCACCCAGGGCGAGATCGCCGGCGGGGACGAGGGGCTGGAGATGCTGGAGGACGCCGCCCGGCTCCTCGCGTCCACGCCCTACCGGCTGGAACAGGCACGCACCCTGGTCGCGCTCGGCGCGGCGCTGCGGCGTCAGGGACGGCGCGCCGCCGCCCGGCGGCGCCTCAAGGCGGGCATGGACCTGGCCCACCGCATCGGCGCCTCCGTGCTGGAGACCTCGGCCTCGGCCGAACTCCGCCTCGCCGGCGTCCGCCAGATCAGGAGCGGACCGCAGCAGCGCGCACCGCTGACACCCGCGGAGGAACGCGTGGCCCACAAGGCGGCCGCCGGACTCAGCAACCGGGAGATCTCACAGGCCCTGTTCGTCACCGTCAAGACGGTGGAATGGCACCTCAGCCAGGCCTACGCCAAGCTGGGGATCGCCCGGCGCGGCGAGCTGTCCCGGGCACTGACCGGCGACACCCCGGCGCACGACGACGGCATCTGCCGCTCCGCCTGAACCCCGGCCCTTCCCCTCCCCGCCCGCGCGGGACCACGGGCGCCCCCGGTGGGCGCCCGTCGTCGTGCCGGGGCGTCCCCGCAGCTCAACGGCCCTGCGGCGGACCCGAACTGGGGTCGCTGCTGGGGGAGTTACGGGGGCGCGCACGGGCCGTCGTGCACCAGGCTGGCCGCCGGTCCCCCAGGGCGAGCACCTTCCCGACCGCCCGCCGGGGCCGGCCGCATGCCGAAGACGAAGGGCGGAACCGTGACCAGCACGACGGACAAGAGCTACGCCACCCTGACCGGGGCCGAACGCAGGTTCGTGGACGAAGTGGCGCGGCACTACCACGAGGCGCACGGAGTGACCTGGGAGAAGGGCCGGGTCATGGCGTGGATGATCATCAGTGACCCGATCGAGCAGACGCTGCCCCAGATCTGCGCCGCGGTGGACGCCGACATCGCGGACATCGAACAGCTCATCGAGCAGCTGACGCTCGCCGGCCTGTACCGGCGCATCGACGAGCCCGGCGGCGAGCCCCGCTACCGGCTGGTCGACGACGGCTACCCCAAGGCGGTCTCCGACACCTTCGCCAGCTGGCCGGAGTACCACCGGATCTTCCAGTTCGGCCTGGAGGTCCTCGCCGACGCCGACGACTCCCGGCGCCGGCGGATCGCGGAGATCGAGGAGCTCTTCGGGCACATCGTCGGCGACCTGGCGGACATGTCCAGGCGCTGGGAGGAACACCGCCGTACCGCCGTCGCCTGACCCGCCGTCCGGACGCACCGCGAGGAGAGCGCACCATGACCGAGCAGACCGCCCCCACCACCCTCACCGAGGGCGAGCAGGCCTTCGTCGAGAAGGTCGCCCAGTACTACTTCGAGAACGACGGCATGCCGCACGACCGCGGCCGTGTCGTCGGCTGGATGATGATCTGCGACCCGCCGGAGCAGACCGCGGCCGACATCGAGAAGGCCCTCGGCGTGCCCCGGGCCGCGATCGACCGCATCGTCGACCAGCTGACCCCGGAGAACGACCCGGTCAGCGTCTTCGAACGCACCGGCTCCCTCCAGGAGAACTACACGGTCCGGCTGCGGGAGAACAGCTGGGGCCCCAAGGTCCGCGGCATCTTCTCGGAGTTCCCGGACTTCCACCGCGTCGCCGCCGACGGGCTCGCCGCCCTCCGGTCCGAGAACGTGCCCGAGGAACGCCTGACGCGGCTGGCCAACATGGAGCGCTTCCTCGGCTTCGTCAGCACCGAGATGCCCGCCATCCTCGAGCGCTACGAGCGGCGCGGCACCGGCGCCACCGGCTGACCCGCGCCGGGCGGGCCGGCCGTGCCGGGGCCCGCCCGGAGCCCGCGGACCGCCGCCCGCACACGACGAGCCGACCGACGCGGCACAGACAGGGACGGGGCACAGATGACCACATCGCTCGTGCAGACCGGCCGGACCGCCGGCGACCGGGGCCCGATCGCCGCCGAGCACCTCGGCAGCGCGGCCTTCCGCGCCGATCACGGCGCGCGCTACGCCTACGCGGCGGGCTCCATGTACAAGGCGGTGGCGTCCGAGGAACTGGTCGTCCGGATGGGCCGGGCCGGCCTGCTGTCCTACTTCGGGGCGGGCGGCCTGCGCGCCGACCGCGTCGTCGCCGCCGTCCGCCGCTTCGAACGG is a window from the Streptomyces capillispiralis genome containing:
- a CDS encoding cytochrome P450; amino-acid sequence: MSTTDIEIPPQPNVNDPAIYDWYRMMRNEHPVHRDPATGWWVVYRYADARHVLTTPGTYSSEMHRMGFPESGLESLPQMDPPRHTRVRQILSTAFTPASIAAYEPQIVRLTHEIVDEIAGRGQVDLVADLAYTVPIAVILEILGLPAEDRVLFYDWARKVMNVTPEEMAQEGYLEALGELQQEAISYLREKVRERKDKDSDDMLTRLANAELDGDRLTEDETVNFANVMFAGGHISTTMTIANAVDLLDLNPGAQEELRRNRDLIPQAVEEVLRHRPPITTGLRASTREVELGGVTIPENQHVAASFCSANRDERQFPDPEAFDIHRRSEGRHFGFGFGTHHCIGNALGRLETRLVLNVLFDRFKEIRVDRDGDLAWAVPPQMVGFDRLPVFLQPA
- a CDS encoding ATP-binding protein — encoded protein: MRQEFLILERDREMDMVRAGVRQARNGDGSVVLFEGSRGAGKTSLLTAARQEAEKSGLRVLHARAGELERGFAWVVVRQLFEHCLNTGDRTAHGDLLAGPAALAGSIFDYADPERLSEPPAGDAGLYRLLHGLYWLCKNLSSTAPVMLLVDDAHHADTASLRFVDYLVNRLEGSGVLLVLAHAPDGPAPAQELLLSVGRSPLARQSVLDPLGPAAVREAITVRLGGMPHDDVTAACLAATDGNPLHLVELLDEMRRRGIAPHQAAADAVPGLTPVRIAKEVTRQLHRLPVSARALADAVAVLGADADPGHCAAAAELDNGDVLRAVDALREADILGTGVPYGFRRPVVQQIVYEQMSSEVRNALHERSARSLHAAGACLSTVAEHLCRTDPGRDPWTVQILRAAAVEAMRRAEAAKATRYLRRALADSAAERDPWILGQLGSAELRARQASAIEHLREALRRMHDPVVRTRLRLELGLALTASAQYEEALALLAKTDAAHRADTAAESVGQAASSVAAVVARITPGHRGAGGPLGVTTVSRSHAAVEALSRGCPSHRVARLAAAALADAAPSFDEDTELTDAVVAAWALGQCGDADTAERVLRDTAHQAFDGGRLLASATAWGVLSWTLLDTGRLAEAEAAARQLLRQEECSLMLACVPLAATVLTHCLIETGRLQEAEDCLRDNRLTGVLPPTALFVPLRIARVRLHLRQDRFEVGLRDLADCRDQAGQEGWLYPSASCEYLPDVTRALSITTGLRAAHKLAADVTERARAFGAARPLAAALRTQGEIAGGDEGLEMLEDAARLLASTPYRLEQARTLVALGAALRRQGRRAAARRRLKAGMDLAHRIGASVLETSASAELRLAGVRQIRSGPQQRAPLTPAEERVAHKAAAGLSNREISQALFVTVKTVEWHLSQAYAKLGIARRGELSRALTGDTPAHDDGICRSA
- a CDS encoding MarR family transcriptional regulator gives rise to the protein MTEQTAPTTLTEGEQAFVEKVAQYYFENDGMPHDRGRVVGWMMICDPPEQTAADIEKALGVPRAAIDRIVDQLTPENDPVSVFERTGSLQENYTVRLRENSWGPKVRGIFSEFPDFHRVAADGLAALRSENVPEERLTRLANMERFLGFVSTEMPAILERYERRGTGATG